The following coding sequences lie in one Lentilactobacillus sp. SPB1-3 genomic window:
- a CDS encoding YhgE/Pip domain-containing protein, with translation MKELKKFLTSKEVLVTLFLLIIYGCLIFAIYFNGYSGVPKKVDEMPVTIVNQDSKSKKLTNQLDDSLPFKYIHHSSNLSDTQQKLKDRKTYLIIAIPKNFSKDIGKNKSVDLNFYINQSNQSSVTTQMNAVATGVGNSVNQQVILKKGQAILAESQMKVLKQSLATQQKKMTAQVATQKQAIAAAPTAAQPQLEARLKQQTAAGSKKINQTAKAQETKIKQGVAKVYAPVGKSVKTKIHKVNPVRTGLNYSLAPFIVNLAIYIGSMLGTVVLFTAYSKETMKVGRLKAFVMLEIAMVLIAIISSGVTVAIISPSMHLGSDVFTQLWLNHALETFASFNLNSIMLMLFGILGTSVNVFLTMLQVVASGGMIPVVAMNGFYQAIHTVSPMYYSVTADFNIMYGGSGTTTLWMKLSLIIIALIVINLIIVSLKKSKPFATNFKAAE, from the coding sequence ATGAAAGAACTCAAGAAATTTTTAACTAGCAAAGAAGTGTTAGTAACGCTATTTTTATTGATTATCTACGGTTGCTTAATTTTTGCAATTTACTTTAACGGTTATAGCGGTGTTCCTAAGAAGGTCGACGAAATGCCAGTTACCATCGTGAACCAAGATAGTAAGAGCAAAAAACTTACCAATCAGTTGGATGACAGCCTTCCATTCAAGTATATTCATCATTCAAGTAACTTAAGCGACACTCAGCAGAAATTAAAAGATCGCAAAACGTACTTGATTATTGCTATCCCTAAAAATTTTTCAAAAGATATTGGCAAAAACAAATCGGTTGATCTCAACTTTTACATTAATCAATCAAATCAATCATCTGTGACAACGCAAATGAACGCTGTCGCCACTGGCGTTGGTAATTCTGTTAATCAACAAGTGATTTTAAAGAAGGGCCAAGCTATTCTTGCTGAAAGCCAAATGAAAGTCCTTAAGCAATCCCTTGCCACCCAACAAAAAAAGATGACGGCACAAGTGGCCACTCAAAAACAAGCTATCGCTGCTGCACCTACCGCAGCCCAGCCACAACTCGAAGCTCGTCTTAAGCAACAAACAGCCGCTGGAAGCAAAAAAATCAATCAAACTGCCAAAGCCCAAGAAACAAAAATCAAACAAGGTGTTGCCAAAGTTTATGCTCCAGTAGGTAAGTCTGTAAAAACTAAGATCCATAAAGTTAACCCTGTTCGAACTGGTTTGAATTACAGCTTAGCTCCCTTCATTGTTAACTTAGCAATTTACATTGGCTCAATGCTAGGAACAGTAGTACTATTTACTGCCTACTCAAAAGAAACCATGAAAGTTGGCCGCTTGAAGGCATTCGTAATGCTAGAAATCGCCATGGTTTTAATCGCCATCATTTCTAGTGGTGTTACCGTGGCTATCATCTCACCTTCTATGCATCTTGGAAGTGACGTTTTTACTCAGCTTTGGTTAAACCACGCTCTTGAAACTTTCGCATCGTTTAATTTAAACAGCATTATGCTAATGCTATTTGGAATTCTTGGAACGTCAGTCAACGTCTTCCTAACAATGCTTCAAGTCGTGGCATCGGGTGGTATGATTCCAGTGGTTGCTATGAATGGCTTCTATCAAGCAATTCATACTGTTTCGCCAATGTATTATAGTGTCACCGCTGATTTCAATATCATGTACGGTGGTTCTGGAACTACAACTCTTTGGATGAAGTTGAGCTTGATAATCATCGCATTAATTGTTATTAACCTGATCATTGTCAGCCTCAAAAAGAGCAAACCATTTGCGACTAACTTTAAAGCAGCCGAATAA
- the thiD gene encoding bifunctional hydroxymethylpyrimidine kinase/phosphomethylpyrimidine kinase — MIEQYPQALTIAGSDSDGSAGMQADLHTFFRRHVYGASVMTACVAGNSYGIHDAVNLPTSFIDNEFKALADDYQIKASKTGMLSDSELIMTVVKNYTQYDFGPLVVDPVITTKHGNVLLEESAYQTLRDKLIPLATVITPNFFEAQKLAEMQINDEADTKLAAKKLQQLGAKNVVLKGRHDDNHQTEVADYVLLESGEDFFLLDKYHATNRVNGTGDSLSACIAAEIAKGTSIKEAIEIAKRFVNEAIESEIMVGHKFGPINHWAPKD; from the coding sequence ATGATAGAACAATATCCCCAAGCACTGACCATTGCTGGATCTGACAGTGATGGTAGTGCCGGTATGCAGGCAGATCTGCACACTTTTTTTAGAAGACACGTTTACGGCGCTTCGGTTATGACTGCCTGTGTTGCTGGAAACAGTTATGGCATTCACGATGCCGTTAATTTGCCCACCAGCTTCATTGATAATGAATTTAAAGCCCTCGCAGATGATTATCAAATCAAAGCTAGTAAAACCGGCATGCTTTCAGATTCTGAATTGATTATGACTGTCGTCAAAAATTATACTCAATACGATTTCGGACCATTAGTAGTCGACCCAGTAATTACAACTAAACATGGTAACGTTTTGTTAGAAGAAAGTGCCTACCAAACTTTAAGAGACAAGCTCATTCCATTAGCAACTGTGATTACCCCTAATTTCTTTGAAGCGCAAAAACTAGCCGAAATGCAAATCAATGATGAAGCTGATACCAAATTAGCCGCCAAAAAATTGCAACAACTTGGTGCAAAAAACGTAGTCTTAAAGGGTCGTCACGATGATAATCATCAGACAGAAGTTGCTGATTATGTCCTCTTAGAGTCTGGTGAAGATTTCTTCTTACTTGATAAATATCATGCAACTAATCGCGTTAATGGTACTGGTGATAGTCTTTCAGCATGTATTGCAGCTGAGATTGCCAAGGGAACCAGTATCAAGGAAGCCATCGAAATTGCCAAACGTTTTGTTAATGAAGCAATTGAATCAGAAATTATGGTTGGCCATAAATTTGGTCCCATCAATCACTGGGCTCCCAAAGATTAA
- a CDS encoding potassium channel family protein — protein MQQNFAVIGLGLFGGSIVDTLVAHGQEVLVIDKKEELVNQYRDIVTSAVVADAQNETAMQQLDIGNFDNVFISIATDVEASVMATMICKDLGVKHLVCKAENQRHARVLQRLGADEVIQPERDMGKRTAIHTMDPKIIGDLKLSGTLSVAELQMTNPNFANQSLDQLNLTNRFKITIIAVSRADQSETFIAEPTTTLHGNDLITIIGNQEDVEKFEVIATADK, from the coding sequence ATGCAACAGAATTTTGCAGTAATCGGCTTAGGCTTATTTGGAGGTAGCATCGTTGACACACTAGTAGCTCACGGCCAGGAAGTGTTAGTAATCGACAAAAAAGAGGAGCTGGTTAATCAATACCGTGATATTGTGACCTCCGCTGTCGTCGCAGATGCGCAAAATGAAACAGCCATGCAGCAATTAGACATTGGTAACTTTGACAATGTGTTTATTTCAATTGCCACCGATGTTGAAGCCAGTGTAATGGCCACCATGATCTGTAAAGATCTGGGCGTAAAACATCTCGTATGTAAAGCTGAGAATCAGCGCCACGCTCGGGTGCTTCAACGTTTAGGTGCTGACGAAGTGATTCAGCCTGAACGTGATATGGGGAAACGAACGGCCATTCATACCATGGATCCGAAAATAATCGGTGATTTGAAGCTTTCCGGGACCCTATCCGTTGCAGAACTACAAATGACTAATCCTAATTTTGCTAACCAATCCCTTGATCAACTAAACTTAACTAATCGTTTTAAAATTACGATAATCGCTGTCTCACGAGCAGATCAAAGTGAAACATTCATTGCCGAACCAACGACCACCTTACATGGCAATGATTTGATAACTATCATTGGTAATCAAGAAGATGTTGAAAAATTTGAAGTCATTGCGACAGCTGATAAATAA
- a CDS encoding YczE/YyaS/YitT family protein has protein sequence MDERVEAKMQTVTRKEKTVILSNKTLMSFVGILIISIGEAFLKAANLGMDPFTGLNLGASKLLGMGLGNFQLIINLVLFVFVVFANYRMIGIGTVLNMVLVGYEIQFFSGIYTSLFGTITSLPLQLINAIVGLLIFSFGASMYMSANLGMAPYDGIAPIITNWTKIRYRVIRVIQDVAFMVAAYLVGGPIGFVTIIIAFFTGPLIEFWSEHVNEKLLNKIESYRAK, from the coding sequence ATGGATGAAAGAGTAGAGGCAAAAATGCAAACGGTTACACGTAAAGAGAAAACGGTTATTTTATCTAACAAAACACTCATGTCATTTGTGGGAATTCTCATCATTTCAATTGGCGAAGCTTTCTTAAAGGCAGCCAACTTGGGAATGGATCCATTTACCGGACTAAACCTAGGTGCCAGCAAACTATTGGGAATGGGTCTAGGGAACTTCCAATTAATAATCAATCTAGTGTTGTTCGTCTTCGTAGTGTTTGCTAACTACCGGATGATTGGAATCGGAACCGTGCTTAACATGGTGTTAGTTGGTTACGAGATTCAGTTCTTCTCAGGAATCTACACTTCATTGTTCGGCACAATAACTTCATTACCATTACAACTTATCAATGCCATCGTCGGCTTATTGATTTTCTCATTCGGTGCTTCAATGTACATGTCGGCTAACTTAGGAATGGCCCCATATGACGGGATTGCTCCTATCATCACTAACTGGACTAAGATTCGTTACCGAGTAATCAGAGTTATTCAAGATGTTGCATTCATGGTAGCAGCATACTTAGTTGGTGGCCCAATTGGTTTTGTAACCATCATCATCGCCTTCTTTACTGGTCCACTTATTGAATTCTGGAGTGAACATGTTAATGAAAAGCTTCTAAACAAAATTGAAAGTTATCGCGCAAAATAA
- a CDS encoding OsmC family protein, with translation MASYSVHTDYQKVGAKTTTTAGNHEFISDRPLKVHGTDKGPTPIEYLLGSIGACLGATASILARKMENLEIEKFAVDVSGDVTVFPDKSSKISSINIIIDCKTNLSYTDQQNFVEEVIHRCTVHKTLEDATEMTIKIK, from the coding sequence ATGGCAAGTTATTCCGTACACACAGACTACCAAAAGGTTGGAGCTAAAACTACTACAACTGCTGGTAATCACGAATTCATTTCCGATCGACCACTGAAAGTTCATGGAACCGATAAGGGTCCAACACCAATCGAATATTTACTGGGTTCGATTGGTGCGTGCTTAGGAGCAACAGCAAGTATCTTAGCTCGAAAAATGGAAAATCTGGAGATTGAAAAGTTTGCCGTTGATGTATCTGGAGACGTTACTGTATTTCCAGATAAGTCATCAAAGATATCTTCGATTAACATTATAATTGATTGTAAAACAAATTTAAGTTACACTGATCAACAAAATTTTGTCGAAGAAGTAATCCACCGATGCACAGTTCATAAAACATTAGAGGACGCTACTGAAATGACGATCAAGATTAAATAA
- a CDS encoding PH domain-containing protein, protein MEQASYLPHKIKTVWRISTFLTFIVTTGIFIAAFFIGSYSDWQWLIYLSYAIMAYGIIVLLVGLALIPYRYNFFKYQLTEDAIQIQKGFIFRKLVSVPIARVQDVRIAQGPVLRSQKLQLVTITTASTNHDIDGLEPAIAEQLRTQIMQRAMKEAENDL, encoded by the coding sequence ATGGAACAAGCATCCTATTTACCTCATAAAATCAAGACCGTTTGGAGAATCTCGACATTCCTAACATTCATCGTAACCACTGGCATTTTCATCGCTGCCTTCTTTATCGGATCATACAGTGATTGGCAGTGGCTGATATACCTATCATATGCAATCATGGCCTACGGAATAATTGTTCTCCTCGTCGGACTGGCATTAATTCCTTACCGATATAACTTTTTCAAATATCAATTAACTGAAGACGCTATCCAGATCCAAAAGGGATTTATCTTCCGCAAGTTAGTGTCCGTTCCCATCGCTAGAGTACAAGATGTCCGAATTGCTCAAGGACCCGTTTTAAGATCACAAAAACTACAGTTAGTTACTATCACTACTGCCTCAACAAACCATGATATTGATGGTTTAGAACCAGCTATTGCCGAACAGTTGCGGACTCAAATCATGCAGCGGGCGATGAAGGAGGCCGAAAATGACCTCTAA
- a CDS encoding TetR/AcrR family transcriptional regulator, whose amino-acid sequence MTTKRDTDTLILDAFADLITHYGYKSTTTKKIAEAAGVNEITIFRHFKDKAHLLDALISQYMETVGELEDQFKISGDIVADLTWIAKTYAEFVANHRAIFTILMERNADISDNISDQVKRLPQKYRDGLITVLTQMQENGEVNSSVNVKVEATNFMFMNFGRISVRLSGSLELSEEQFISQNVTEFANHIK is encoded by the coding sequence ATGACAACAAAAAGAGATACCGACACATTAATCTTAGATGCCTTTGCTGACCTAATCACCCACTACGGTTACAAATCCACAACAACTAAAAAAATTGCCGAAGCTGCTGGTGTCAATGAGATCACCATCTTTCGACATTTTAAAGACAAGGCCCACTTGCTTGATGCACTGATTTCTCAATATATGGAAACAGTTGGTGAATTAGAAGATCAATTCAAAATTTCTGGTGACATTGTCGCTGACTTAACTTGGATTGCTAAAACCTATGCCGAATTCGTAGCTAATCATCGAGCGATATTCACCATTCTTATGGAACGTAACGCCGACATTTCTGATAATATTAGTGATCAAGTTAAACGGCTTCCTCAAAAATACAGAGATGGCCTAATTACTGTGTTAACCCAAATGCAAGAAAACGGTGAAGTTAACTCTTCCGTTAACGTCAAGGTTGAAGCTACCAATTTTATGTTTATGAATTTTGGCAGAATCTCAGTTAGACTTTCTGGGTCACTAGAATTAAGTGAAGAACAGTTCATTAGCCAAAATGTGACTGAATTTGCTAACCACATTAAATAA
- a CDS encoding SDR family NAD(P)-dependent oxidoreductase, whose product MVKTLVTGANRGIGYQIALQLALTGNEVIISARTDNSLLDALGSLEKDGADPSKIDGVVMNLNDSVTIEQAGQYITTNHPDLQQLINNAGIAGDMDKLPLDTTVEEMKATMDVNVYGTYQVIQAMLPVIEKNSGKIANITGGNQPVAWYNPTAYRVSKVALNAVMQSIAIQFFNEKRSVEIFGIFPGGVSTGINGFRQGSYMKSAEEAGKLIIGIMNDGQNHNGDIVGPDKTILNKIDFE is encoded by the coding sequence ATGGTTAAGACATTAGTTACTGGAGCAAACAGAGGAATCGGGTACCAAATTGCGCTACAACTGGCTCTGACAGGAAATGAAGTTATCATCTCAGCTAGGACTGATAACTCATTACTCGATGCACTGGGTTCTTTGGAAAAGGATGGTGCAGATCCTAGTAAGATTGATGGTGTAGTGATGAATTTGAACGACAGCGTAACGATTGAGCAGGCTGGCCAATACATTACTACGAATCATCCTGATTTACAGCAATTGATCAATAATGCAGGAATTGCTGGTGATATGGATAAATTGCCGTTGGACACCACAGTAGAGGAAATGAAAGCCACGATGGACGTCAATGTCTATGGCACTTATCAAGTAATTCAGGCGATGCTGCCAGTAATTGAGAAAAATAGTGGGAAAATCGCTAATATCACTGGAGGCAATCAGCCAGTTGCTTGGTACAATCCGACGGCATACCGAGTTTCAAAGGTGGCATTAAACGCAGTGATGCAATCAATTGCTATCCAGTTCTTCAATGAAAAACGTTCAGTTGAAATCTTTGGTATTTTTCCGGGTGGTGTTTCAACAGGTATCAATGGATTCCGCCAAGGTTCATATATGAAATCCGCAGAAGAAGCAGGTAAATTGATTATTGGTATTATGAATGATGGTCAGAATCACAATGGTGATATTGTGGGTCCCGACAAAACTATCTTGAATAAAATTGATTTTGAATAA
- a CDS encoding matrixin family metalloprotease has product MHKSHSIKKLLLTVIVLILANFGVVIPIHADTTNDNCNFHWHTPSVYVQSKTSSKGYNKLFDQAIRKYNQTNTITLVKTTSAGQITFSLKHILPKSPAATDNAKLLGDTILGNTHWESDGTQLTSCQIQINNRDLNQYGYTRQAKLHVIEHELGHALGLSHNSNDPKSIMYPVTKWNSKAKLARNDINNLKQLYSQPICG; this is encoded by the coding sequence ATGCACAAATCTCATTCTATCAAGAAACTTTTGCTAACAGTCATTGTACTCATACTGGCTAATTTTGGCGTTGTTATTCCAATCCATGCAGATACTACCAATGATAATTGTAATTTTCATTGGCATACACCATCTGTCTACGTGCAATCAAAAACCTCTTCCAAAGGTTATAACAAACTATTCGATCAAGCGATTAGAAAATACAACCAAACTAACACTATTACATTGGTTAAAACCACCTCTGCTGGTCAAATTACTTTCTCTTTAAAGCACATTTTACCCAAATCACCTGCTGCTACAGATAATGCAAAGTTATTAGGAGATACAATTTTAGGCAACACTCATTGGGAAAGTGATGGAACTCAACTAACCAGCTGTCAAATTCAAATCAATAATCGAGATCTAAATCAGTATGGGTACACAAGACAAGCAAAACTTCATGTGATTGAGCATGAATTAGGCCACGCACTGGGACTATCTCATAATAGTAACGATCCGAAATCAATCATGTACCCAGTAACTAAATGGAATTCGAAAGCTAAACTCGCAAGAAACGATATCAATAATTTAAAACAATTATATTCACAGCCTATATGTGGATAA
- a CDS encoding aldo/keto reductase, protein MKTVMFGDQSVPAIGIGTWHMGDKSNRQGDEIAAIQAGIEAGAQVIDTAEMYGNGNSERLVGKAIKKFNRQDLFIIDKVLPENASLAQLPKHLEASLRRVDTDYFDLYLYHWRGSIPLSETVEALQAAQTTGKIKRWGVSNFDLMDMEELLAISGGNNVAANEDLYNLGSRGTEYDLQSWQVDHHIPFIAYTPVAQGDRFGQDLTTNSTILEIANRHDVTPYQILLAWSIRNGNVLAIPQSSNPQHATENINSGDIELSAKELSIIDDNFPAPTTHAPLDIL, encoded by the coding sequence ATGAAAACAGTTATGTTTGGAGATCAATCAGTCCCAGCAATTGGTATTGGAACATGGCACATGGGTGATAAGTCTAACCGCCAAGGTGATGAAATTGCCGCAATTCAAGCAGGTATCGAGGCCGGAGCTCAGGTCATAGATACTGCAGAAATGTATGGCAATGGTAATAGTGAACGATTGGTTGGCAAGGCAATTAAGAAATTCAATCGCCAAGATTTGTTCATTATTGATAAAGTGCTGCCCGAAAATGCTTCGCTCGCTCAACTTCCCAAACATTTAGAAGCTAGCTTAAGACGTGTGGATACTGATTATTTCGACCTATACCTCTATCACTGGCGTGGTAGCATTCCTTTGTCAGAAACTGTAGAAGCATTGCAGGCAGCTCAAACAACTGGAAAAATTAAACGTTGGGGTGTTTCAAACTTTGATCTAATGGATATGGAAGAATTATTAGCAATATCAGGTGGTAACAATGTTGCTGCCAACGAAGATCTCTATAACTTAGGCAGTCGCGGAACAGAATATGACTTACAATCTTGGCAAGTTGATCATCATATTCCCTTCATCGCTTATACTCCGGTCGCTCAAGGGGATCGTTTTGGTCAAGATTTAACCACTAATTCAACCATTCTAGAAATTGCTAACCGCCACGATGTCACTCCTTACCAAATCCTCCTTGCTTGGTCCATTCGTAATGGCAATGTTCTGGCAATTCCTCAATCAAGCAATCCACAACATGCTACCGAAAATATCAATTCTGGCGATATTGAATTAAGCGCTAAAGAATTATCAATTATCGACGATAATTTTCCTGCTCCAACAACACACGCGCCTCTCGATATTCTTTAA
- a CDS encoding MFS transporter, giving the protein MSKKVRNAIIALIFGNFLVCIGMSLIFPVMPFIKNELHLSATDMGIMNSLFALAQLIASPIVGQISDRMGRKKILVAGLALYAVSEVMFAATNFLWMFDISRIIGGLSAAMVVPTTNALAADITTPKQRARVIGLLSAAFSGGLILGPGLGGVLAKIDYKTPFWCAAALGLLSMLSFIFMLPNDEEIKSMATATGGKIEDPRSVTGKASWAQTKQLLFGPMGLLFLMILISSFGLVGFESIYSLYVNEVHHFTLENIALVLTLNGVISLFFQVVLFNRMVTWLTEKRLIRYCFFLAFAGTIWIILAHSKIEVIIATLIVFTMYDLLRPAITTLLTKASTTNQGFVNGVNMSLTSVGNIIGPIVSGSLLDVNYHYPYLVVIVFLFASYLLTYKIKDNFTHVEVN; this is encoded by the coding sequence ATGTCAAAAAAGGTTAGAAACGCGATTATCGCGCTTATCTTTGGTAACTTTTTAGTTTGTATTGGGATGAGTTTGATTTTCCCAGTTATGCCGTTTATTAAAAATGAACTGCATTTGTCTGCGACAGATATGGGAATTATGAATTCATTATTCGCATTGGCTCAATTAATTGCTTCGCCAATCGTTGGTCAAATATCTGACCGCATGGGTCGCAAGAAGATTTTAGTAGCCGGATTAGCTTTATACGCTGTATCTGAAGTCATGTTTGCTGCGACTAACTTTTTATGGATGTTTGACATCTCTCGAATAATCGGTGGATTGTCAGCTGCCATGGTCGTGCCAACTACCAATGCTTTAGCAGCCGATATCACTACCCCTAAGCAACGGGCACGGGTGATCGGTCTGTTATCAGCAGCTTTTAGCGGGGGCCTGATTCTGGGACCTGGTCTTGGTGGGGTATTAGCCAAAATCGATTATAAAACGCCTTTTTGGTGTGCTGCAGCTTTAGGACTACTATCTATGTTGTCATTTATATTTATGCTGCCAAACGACGAGGAAATTAAATCAATGGCTACTGCTACAGGTGGTAAGATTGAAGATCCTAGGTCAGTGACTGGTAAAGCCAGTTGGGCACAAACTAAGCAATTATTATTTGGTCCTATGGGACTACTATTCTTGATGATTTTGATATCATCTTTTGGCCTAGTTGGTTTTGAAAGTATCTATAGTCTGTATGTAAATGAAGTTCATCATTTCACTTTGGAAAATATCGCTTTAGTATTAACGTTGAATGGAGTAATTTCTTTATTCTTCCAAGTAGTATTGTTCAACAGAATGGTAACGTGGTTAACGGAAAAGCGCCTGATTCGCTACTGTTTCTTCTTAGCATTTGCTGGAACGATTTGGATTATTTTAGCTCATTCCAAGATTGAAGTGATTATTGCTACTTTGATCGTATTTACTATGTATGACTTGTTAAGGCCAGCCATTACCACATTGTTGACAAAGGCTAGTACAACTAATCAGGGATTCGTAAATGGGGTCAATATGTCCCTTACGAGTGTGGGTAATATTATCGGACCAATCGTTTCTGGATCATTATTAGATGTTAACTATCATTATCCTTACTTGGTAGTAATCGTGTTCTTGTTTGCGTCATATTTATTGACTTACAAAATTAAAGATAATTTCACACACGTTGAAGTTAACTAA
- a CDS encoding NAD(P)H-dependent oxidoreductase, with the protein MKTQILVSHPQIKGSGTQKFLETTGKYFSNNFFESIDLTYPDGDIDIDTEQDRLREADRIIFQFPMYWYQAPDSLSRYMQDVFTRKYVESQRALRDKELGIVVSIGDALSQFQLGGSEHFTLSELMAPYAAFANKAGMKFLPIFPVEQFSYMDESQRLKLASDYAAYIGAEQPFSLVGRTEWLTSQLESIMTKRENKTAIKLIIDSINDRKDRIDDLQENIKLIRDEEE; encoded by the coding sequence ATGAAGACACAAATATTGGTTTCACACCCGCAAATAAAGGGTTCTGGAACCCAAAAATTTCTTGAAACGACTGGAAAATATTTTTCAAATAATTTTTTTGAATCGATTGATCTAACATATCCTGATGGTGATATAGATATTGACACTGAACAGGACCGATTGAGAGAAGCTGACCGAATCATTTTTCAATTTCCGATGTATTGGTATCAGGCTCCTGATAGCCTAAGCCGGTATATGCAAGACGTATTTACTAGAAAATATGTTGAAAGTCAACGAGCTTTAAGAGATAAGGAATTAGGCATCGTGGTGTCTATTGGTGATGCTCTAAGTCAATTCCAACTTGGCGGTAGTGAGCATTTCACACTTTCAGAATTAATGGCACCGTACGCTGCTTTTGCGAATAAAGCAGGGATGAAATTTTTGCCAATTTTTCCAGTGGAACAGTTCAGTTATATGGATGAATCACAGAGGCTGAAACTCGCCAGTGATTATGCTGCTTACATCGGTGCAGAGCAACCGTTCTCTTTAGTAGGCCGAACTGAATGGCTAACTAGTCAGTTAGAATCAATAATGACTAAGCGTGAAAATAAAACAGCCATCAAATTGATCATTGATTCTATCAACGATAGAAAAGATCGCATTGATGACTTACAGGAAAATATTAAATTGATTCGTGATGAGGAGGAATAA
- a CDS encoding PH domain-containing protein, with product MTSKKHLNPVALIYFIYKTLADWLWIIFIVFASLLSVFQKVGISLPMVVTAFVILIVISSIIRYGVFTYEIGEEMLTINSGIFVKKHLHIPYQRIQTITQDQQFFLIPFHLETLNIETAGQESDKAEAILPMVPESTRSIIESHRHPTSAVTDADIKPDDNVYHIDSHSLNIFALTSLGILPILAVLGAVYGRIQDAIPERYLNSLFALMANESILIIVSVIVILLIIGMIISYLMTIFKYYRFTISEDNGQLQTTQGLITKRSFSVKQQRIQAVVFKQNIIRQLFKLTTVQTVVASNAGKQEEEDDITLVPVINNHLADSMTHRFVDWVPEKLPSLAHLPHRSYWYYIRNASLISILMVAIFVSTFRIWGLTTLILLPFAIWIGWYAAKNNGYYIGNHQLIISNGHLLTKSITVVETKNIQSFEVRQSIWMHRTGLAHFVIHIRSKNSDKELRLRYIPKAEADNLFNWLS from the coding sequence ATGACCTCTAAGAAGCACCTCAATCCTGTTGCTCTCATCTATTTTATCTATAAAACATTGGCTGACTGGCTCTGGATAATTTTCATTGTATTTGCGTCACTTTTAAGTGTTTTTCAAAAAGTTGGTATCAGCTTACCAATGGTCGTAACTGCCTTTGTGATTTTAATCGTCATTTCATCCATTATTCGCTATGGTGTTTTTACTTATGAAATTGGCGAAGAAATGCTGACCATCAATAGTGGTATTTTTGTCAAAAAGCATCTGCACATCCCCTACCAACGAATTCAGACTATCACTCAAGACCAACAGTTCTTTTTAATTCCCTTTCATTTAGAAACCCTCAACATTGAAACTGCAGGTCAAGAAAGTGACAAGGCAGAAGCAATTCTGCCCATGGTGCCTGAATCAACTCGCTCTATAATCGAGTCTCATCGCCATCCAACTTCTGCAGTAACTGATGCCGATATCAAACCAGATGACAATGTCTATCATATTGACTCGCACAGTTTAAATATCTTCGCATTAACCTCATTGGGAATACTACCAATTCTGGCGGTTCTTGGTGCGGTCTATGGTCGAATTCAAGATGCCATTCCTGAACGATATCTCAATAGTCTGTTCGCACTAATGGCTAACGAATCGATTCTAATTATCGTCTCAGTGATAGTTATCTTGCTGATTATTGGCATGATCATTTCATATTTAATGACCATTTTTAAATACTATCGCTTCACGATCAGTGAAGATAACGGTCAACTGCAAACCACTCAAGGATTAATTACAAAACGCTCTTTTAGCGTTAAACAACAACGAATCCAAGCCGTCGTTTTCAAACAAAATATCATCCGTCAGCTTTTTAAACTAACAACGGTACAGACGGTCGTTGCCTCTAATGCAGGCAAGCAAGAAGAGGAAGACGATATTACATTGGTTCCTGTAATTAACAATCACTTGGCTGATTCGATGACCCATCGCTTCGTGGATTGGGTCCCAGAAAAGTTACCTTCATTGGCCCATTTACCACACAGAAGCTACTGGTATTATATTCGCAATGCCAGTTTGATCAGCATATTGATGGTAGCTATATTTGTTAGCACATTCAGAATATGGGGATTAACTACTTTGATTTTATTGCCTTTTGCAATATGGATCGGTTGGTACGCTGCTAAGAACAACGGTTATTACATTGGCAATCATCAATTGATTATTTCAAACGGCCACCTATTAACTAAGTCAATAACAGTTGTGGAAACTAAAAACATTCAGTCATTCGAAGTTAGACAATCAATTTGGATGCACAGAACCGGACTAGCCCACTTTGTGATTCATATTCGTTCTAAAAATAGTGATAAAGAACTACGCTTAAGATATATACCTAAAGCAGAAGCGGACAACCTATTTAATTGGCTATCTTAA